A genome region from Cyprinus carpio isolate SPL01 chromosome B23, ASM1834038v1, whole genome shotgun sequence includes the following:
- the pik3cd gene encoding phosphatidylinositol 4,5-bisphosphate 3-kinase catalytic subunit delta isoform has product MPPGVYGMQDVWEREDRQQITMEFLLPTGIYLNFPVACSDTISTIKKMVWKNARNEPLFSALSDPDAYVFTCINMTAEREELEDEQRRLCDVRLFLPILRLVAREGDRVEKLITTQISLLIGKGHHEFESQKNHEVNEFRTKMRIFCEEHAQVRQMLPWEPWMEFNFPCDLEPCCVVAQSGKSRSVKKILVNVKFEGSEETFVLQQDPQDLPMLLKRNALRKKSTVFRAAKQEKPEDYTLQVNGRWEFIYGEYPLCQFKYIFTCLHGGITPHLTMVHHSVIIKYQEEQGGLSNQMSRTRAPSKPPPLPLKRQNTSSLWSIHEPFYIYLLQGSRVNADEGMKLVVQAGLFHGSELLCKVVTSYEVSVCSEPVWDQKLVFDIGVSDLPRMSRLCFALYGVIEKTKKRPTKKKNKRADCPLAWVNTMVFDYKDQLKTGEFSLSTWPSVPDDKGDLLNPMDTVEKNPNIDSTAGLLIRFPNIRPHPLYYPPIEKLNELGMNGEKVVATKEEHMKLREIVDNKNYTEFFEDEKELLWKLREEVRQRYPESLPKLLLITKWNKHEDVAQMVGLLRKWPELPAIHALELLDYSFPDPHVRSFTIRCLRNLRDDELFQYLLQLVQVLKYESYLDCDLTCFLLKRALANKKIGHFLFWHLRSEMHVPSVSLRFGLILEAYCRGSIFHIKSLMKQNEALNKMKALNDFVKSGSQKATRIQTTEDMKVCIKQDTYMEALSDVVSPLNPSIVLCELCTDKCKFMDSKMKPLWLMYKNKYDHVGIIFKNGDDLRQDMLTLQMIQLMDVLWKTEGLDLRMLPYGCLSTGNKTGLIEVVKNSDTIANIQRNNSNSAATAAFNKDALLNWLKSKNPGDKLDQAIEEFTLSCAGYCVATYVLGIGDRHSDNIMIRETGQLFHIDFGHFLGNFKSKFGINRERVPFILTYDFVHVIQEGRTNNSEKFERFRECCEQAYKILCRNGTLFVNLFALMKAAGLPELSSSKDIQYLKDSLALGKSEEEALKNFKVKFNEALRESWKTKVNWMMHTFAKDNR; this is encoded by the exons ATGCCGCCGGGGGTCTACGGCATGCAGGATGTGTGGGAGAGGGAGGATCGGCAACAGATCACCATGGAGTTCCTCCTCCCCACGGGGATCTACCTCAACTTTCCCGTTGCATGCAGTGACACCATTAGTACCATCAAGAAG ATGGTGTGGAAGAATGCCAGGAACGAGCCTCTGTTCAGTGCCCTGAGTGACCCGGACGCCTACGTCTTCACCTGCATCAACATGACCGCAGAGCGGGAGGAGCTGGAAGACGAGCAGCGCCGCCTGTGTGATGTTCGGCTATTCCTGCCAATTCTCAGGCTGGTGGCCCGGGAAGGCGACCGAGTCGAGAAGCTCATCACCACCCAGATCAGTCTGCTTATAGGAAAAG GTCATCATGAATTTGAATCCCAAAAGAACCATGAGGTGAACGAATTTCGAACAAAAATGCGGATATTTTGCGAAGAGCATGCTCAGGTGCGTCAGATGTTGCCTTGGGAACCATGGATGGAGTTCAACTTCCCGTGTGATTTGGAGCCGTGCTGTGTAGTGGCACAATCTGGGAAATCGCGCAGCGTCAAAAAGATTTTGGTCAATGTGAAGTTTGAGGGCAGTGAG GAGACCTTCGTTCTCCAGCAAGATCCACAGGACCTGCCGATGCTTCTGAAACGGAATGCCTTGAGAAAGAAGTCCACTGTGTTCCGAGCAGCCAAGCAGGAGAAGCCAGAGGACTACACCCTTCAGGTTAACGGGAGATGGGAGTTCATTTATGGAGAATATCCACTTTGCCAGTTTAAA tatatttttacatgtttgcatGGAGGCATTACCCCACACCTGACCATGGTGCATCATTCAGTCATCATCAAGTACCAGGAGGAACAGGGTGGCCTCAGTAACCAGATGTCCAGGACTCGTGCTCCGTCCAAACCGCCCCCACTGCCTCTGAAAAGG caAAACACATCTTCACTGTGGTCTATCCATGAGCCTTTCTATATATACCTTCTACAGGGCAGCCGAGTGAATGCAGATGAAGGCATGAAG CTGGTGGTTCAGGCTGGCCTTTTCCATGGCAGTGAGCTCCTGTGCAAAGTGGTGACCAGTTATGAGGTCAGTGTTTGCTCTGAACCCGTATGGGACCAGAAACTAGTGTTTGACATCGGTGTGAGTGACCTGCCTCGAATGAGCCGCCTCTGCTTTGCCCTCTACGGCGTCATCGAGAAGACCAAAAAGCGTCCTaccaagaagaaaaacaaaagagcg GACTGCCCGTTGGCCTGGGTTAACACAATGGTGTTTGACTACAAGGACCAGCTAAAAACTGGAGAATTTTCCCTTTCCACATGGCCATCAGTCCCAG atgataAAGGGGATTTGTTGAATCCTATGGACACTGtggaaaaaaatccaaacattGACAGCACGGCTGGTCTCCTGATTCGATTTCCCAACATCAGACCACACCCCCTGTATTATCCTCCAATTGAAAAG CTAAATGAGCTGGGTATGAATGGTGAAAAAGTCGTTGCTACAAAAGAAGAG CACATGAAACTCAGAGAGATTGTGGacaataaaaactacacagaGTTCTTTGAGGATGAGAAGGAGCTTCTGTGGAAGTTACGTGAAGAGGTGAGGCAGCGATACCCAGAGAGCCTCCCCAAACTCCTCCTCATCACTAAGTGGAACAAACACGAGGATGTGGCTCAG aTGGTTGGTTTGTTACGGAAATGGCCAGAATTGCCTGCTATACATGCTCTGGAACTTCTGGACTACAGTTTCCCTGACCCTCATGTCCGCTCCTTCACCATCCGCTGCCTCAGGAACCTGCG TGATGATGAGCTTTTTCAGTACCTCTTGCAACTGGTGCAGGTTCTAAAGTATGAATCCTACCTGGATTGCGACTTGACCTGTTTCTTGCTTAAGAGAGCGCTGGCCAACAAGAAAATAGGTCACTTCTTGTTTTGGCACCTCAG GTCAGAAATGCATGTGCCCTCAGTCAGCTTGAGATTCGGACTTATTCTGGAGGCGTACTGTCGTGGGAGCATCTTTCACATCAAGAGCTTGATGAAGCAG AATGAGGCTCTGAATAAAATGAAGGCTCTCAATGACTTTGTGAAATCAGGCAGTCAGAAGGCAACCAGGATACAGACTACAGAGGACATGAAAGTGTGCATCAAACAGGACACTTACATGGAAGCGCTTTCGGACGTTGTTTCCCCTCTCAACCCAAGCATCGTGCTTTGTGAACTATG TACAGACAAGTGTAAGTTCATGGACTCCAAAATGAAACCTCTGTGGCTGATGTATAAGAACAAATATGATCATGTGGGCATTATCTTCAAAAATGGAGACG atctgcgGCAGGATATGCTAACCCTTCAGATGATTCAGCTAATGGATGTTTTGTGGAAAACAGAAGGTCTTGACCTCAG AATGCTGCCCTACGGATGCCTGTCAACCGGGAACAAAACAGGTCTCATCGAGGTGGTGAAAAACTCAGACACTATTGCCAACATCCAGAGAAACAACAGCAACAGTGCAGCCACCGCTGCCTTCAACAAGGACGCTCTTCTCAACTGGCTCAAATCTAAAAACCCAGG ggatAAACTGGATCAAGCCATTGAGGAATTCACCCTCTCCTGCGCAGGCTACTGTGTAGCCACATATGTTCTGGGAATAGGGGACCGTCACAGTGACAATATAATGATCAGGGAAACGGGTCAG TTATTCCATATAGACTTCGGGCACTTTTTGGGGAACTTTAAGAGCAAATTTGGGATCAACAGAGAACGTGTGCCGTTCATTCTGACATACGACTTTGTCCATGTAATCCAGGAGGGCCGGACCAACAACAGCGAGAAATTTGAGCG GTTTCGTGAGTGCTGTGAACAAGCCTACAAAATCCTTTGCCGGAATGGGACTctttttgtgaatctttttgcCTTGATGAAAGCTGCAGGACTCCCTGAGCTCAGTTCTTCCAAAGACATCCAGTATCTCAAG GACTCTTTGGCACTGGGGAAATCTGAGGAGGAAGCACTGAAGaactttaaagtgaaatttaatgaAGCTCTAAGAGAGAGCTGGAAGACCAAGGTGAACTGGATGATGCACACTTTTGCCAAAGATAACAGATAA
- the LOC109059654 gene encoding forkhead box protein L2-like, with product MDRSAGSDNLQSRDTAEDGQGTAGDGGAAPAPEKPPYSYVALIAMAIRESEEKKLTLNDIYSFIISKFPYYEKNKKGWQNSIRHNLSLNECFVKIPRESGGERKGNFWTLDPAFSDMFEKGNYRRRRRVKRPYRPPPLPSGFNFTDSYCLQQEPVYWQSPFVSTSSWSHQSCSPTHISGYLQPMLGNARPLSPNDYANSPVSYYHGQHHHLHPSYRPYHRHPNALVPLSGMTPPVSPGGSSISACSYPPHNGHPEQVHHPFD from the coding sequence ATGGATCGCAGCGCGGGGTCTGATAACCTGCAATCCCGCGATACCGCAGAGGACGGCCAGGGCACCGCGGGGGATGGAGGAGCCGCTCCAGCACCAGAAAAGCCTCCTTATTCGTACGTGGCTCTCATTGCAATGGCCATCAGAGAAAGCGAGGAGAAGAAGCTGACCCTGAATGACATCTACAGCTTTATCATATCCAAGTTTCCATACTACGAGAAGAACAAAAAGGGATGGCAGAACAGCATCAGGCACAATCTGAGCCTCAACGAGTGCTTCGTGAAGATTCCCCGGGAGAGTGGCGGGGAGAGGAAGGGGAACTTCTGGACGCTAGACCCAGCGTTTAGCGACATGTTTGAGAAGGGTAATTACAGGCGCAGGAGGCGCGTCAAGAGACCCTACCGACCACCACCCTTACCGTCTGGATTTAACTTCACCGACTCGTACTGCCTGCAACAGGAGCCCGTTTACTGGCAAAGCCCGTTCGTCAGCACCAGCTCCTGGAGCCACCAGTCCTGCTCTCCGACGCACATCTCCGGCTACCTGCAGCCTATGCTTGGTAACGCGCGCCCTCTGTCTCCAAACGATTACGCCAACTCTCCCGTGAGTTATTACCACGGTCAACACCATCACCTTCACCCGTCCTACAGACCGTACCACCGGCATCCGAACGCTCTGGTGCCTCTAAGCGGCATGACTCCTCCGGTGAGCCCGGGCGGAAGCTCCATCTCCGCCTGCAGCTACCCGCCGCACAACGGCCATCCCGAACAGGTGCATCATCCGTTTGACTGA